One Solanum pennellii chromosome 10, SPENNV200 genomic region harbors:
- the LOC107031924 gene encoding 1-acyl-sn-glycerol-3-phosphate acyltransferase 2-like isoform X2, with protein MQIKLYMDPETFRLMGKEHALLIANHRSDIDWLVGWVLAQRSSCLGSALAVMKKSSKFLPVLGWSMWFSEYLFLERSWAKDENTIKSGLQRLRDYPQPFWLALFVEGTRFTQAKLLAAQEYATSAGLPVPKNVLIPRTKGFVAAVSHMRSFVPAIYDVTFAMPKSSPAPTMLRIFKGQSSVVHVHIKRHEMKDLPENDEATAQWCRDIFLAKDKLLDKHIAEDTFGEQQLQNVGRPVKSFLVIASWACIVLFGAIKFIHSTALLSSWKGVAISAALLAVVTLLMQILIRFSQSERSTQAKPSTVNQHSTNGQQKQH; from the exons ATGCAG ATTAAACTGTACATGGACCCAGAGACTTTTAGATTAATGG GTAAAGAACATGCCTTGCTGATAGCAAATCACAGAAGTGACATTGATTGGCTTGTTGGGTGGGTCTTAGCTCAG CGATCCAGTTGCCTTGGTAGCGCATTAGCTGTTATGAAGAAATCTTCAAAATTCCTTCCT GTACTTGGTTGGTCAATGTGGTTTTCCGAGTACCTATTCCTTGAAAGAAGCTGGGCCAAGGATGAAAACACGATAAAG TCAGGTCTTCAACGACTACGAGATTACCCTCAACCTTTCTGGCTGGCACTTTTCGTTGAAGGCACTCGCTTTACACAGGCCAAGCTTTTGGCTGCTCAAGAATATGCAACCTCAGCAGGGCTACCTGTTCCGAAAAATGTGTTAATTCCTCGTACCAAG GGATTTGTCGCAGCAGTCAGTCATATGCGCTCATTTGTTCCAGCTATTTATGATGTTACATTTGCCATGCCTAAAAGCTCACCAGCGCCAACAATGTTGCGTATCTTCAAGGGTCAATCTTCTGTG GTTCATGTGCACATCAAACGCCATGAGATGAAAGATCTACCAGAAAATGATGAAGCCACTGCTCAATGGTGTAGAGATATCTTTCTAGCAAAG GACAAACTGCTGGACAAACATATTGCTGAAGACACCTTCGGAGAACAACAGCTGCAGAATGTTGGCCGCCCAGTGAAATCCTTCCTG GTTATTGCATCTTGGGCATGTATTGTCTTATTTGGTGCTATAAAATTCATACACTCAACAGCATTACTGTCTTCATGGAAGGGTGTTGCAATTTCAGCTGCACTGTTGGCTGTTGTTACACTACTTATGCAAATCTTGATTAGATTTTCTCAGTCAGAACGCTCAACACAAGCCAAGCCAAGTACTGTTAATCAGCATTCAACAAATggacaacaaaaacaacactaA
- the LOC107031924 gene encoding 1-acyl-sn-glycerol-3-phosphate acyltransferase 2-like isoform X1, with the protein MAIAAAAVIVPMGIIFFISGLFINLIQAACFVLIRPFSKNIYRRINRIFAELLWLELVWLVDWRAGVEIKLYMDPETFRLMGKEHALLIANHRSDIDWLVGWVLAQRSSCLGSALAVMKKSSKFLPVLGWSMWFSEYLFLERSWAKDENTIKSGLQRLRDYPQPFWLALFVEGTRFTQAKLLAAQEYATSAGLPVPKNVLIPRTKGFVAAVSHMRSFVPAIYDVTFAMPKSSPAPTMLRIFKGQSSVVHVHIKRHEMKDLPENDEATAQWCRDIFLAKDKLLDKHIAEDTFGEQQLQNVGRPVKSFLVIASWACIVLFGAIKFIHSTALLSSWKGVAISAALLAVVTLLMQILIRFSQSERSTQAKPSTVNQHSTNGQQKQH; encoded by the exons ATGGCTATTGCAGCAGCAGCTGTAATCGTCCCTATGGGCATCATATTCTTCATCTCTGGCCTCTTCATCAATCTCATACAG GCTGCTTGCTTCGTCTTAATAAGGCCATTTTCGAAGAACATATACAGGAGGATTAATAGAATTTTTGCAGAACTTTTATGGCTGGAGCTTGTTTGGTTAGTTGATTGGCGGGCTGGTGTCGAG ATTAAACTGTACATGGACCCAGAGACTTTTAGATTAATGG GTAAAGAACATGCCTTGCTGATAGCAAATCACAGAAGTGACATTGATTGGCTTGTTGGGTGGGTCTTAGCTCAG CGATCCAGTTGCCTTGGTAGCGCATTAGCTGTTATGAAGAAATCTTCAAAATTCCTTCCT GTACTTGGTTGGTCAATGTGGTTTTCCGAGTACCTATTCCTTGAAAGAAGCTGGGCCAAGGATGAAAACACGATAAAG TCAGGTCTTCAACGACTACGAGATTACCCTCAACCTTTCTGGCTGGCACTTTTCGTTGAAGGCACTCGCTTTACACAGGCCAAGCTTTTGGCTGCTCAAGAATATGCAACCTCAGCAGGGCTACCTGTTCCGAAAAATGTGTTAATTCCTCGTACCAAG GGATTTGTCGCAGCAGTCAGTCATATGCGCTCATTTGTTCCAGCTATTTATGATGTTACATTTGCCATGCCTAAAAGCTCACCAGCGCCAACAATGTTGCGTATCTTCAAGGGTCAATCTTCTGTG GTTCATGTGCACATCAAACGCCATGAGATGAAAGATCTACCAGAAAATGATGAAGCCACTGCTCAATGGTGTAGAGATATCTTTCTAGCAAAG GACAAACTGCTGGACAAACATATTGCTGAAGACACCTTCGGAGAACAACAGCTGCAGAATGTTGGCCGCCCAGTGAAATCCTTCCTG GTTATTGCATCTTGGGCATGTATTGTCTTATTTGGTGCTATAAAATTCATACACTCAACAGCATTACTGTCTTCATGGAAGGGTGTTGCAATTTCAGCTGCACTGTTGGCTGTTGTTACACTACTTATGCAAATCTTGATTAGATTTTCTCAGTCAGAACGCTCAACACAAGCCAAGCCAAGTACTGTTAATCAGCATTCAACAAATggacaacaaaaacaacactaA
- the LOC107002201 gene encoding zinc finger CCCH domain-containing protein 30-like produces MNMNHLTVETEDTLASLLEIASNNDIDAFKRWIEHDLSSIHEVGMWYGRQKGTRQMVLEHRTPLMVAAMYGSIDVLKLILSLAGVDVNRSCGRDNSTALHCAASGGSLNAVEAVKLLLEAGADPNFKDAYGHRPLDVLVTSLKDHTIKSCLENLLKTDGMGDCNLRVSMASSNSNSPPLSPSLGNISPSSASDTTSSPRSAKSSDLPVPSPPEKKEYPIDPSLPDIKNSIYSTDEFRMFSFKIKPCSRAYSHDWTECPFVHPGENARRRDPRKYHYSCVPCPEFRKGACRRGDMCEYAHGVFECWLHPAQYRTRLCKDGTNCDRRVCFFAHMQEELRPLYMSTGSAVLSPRSNASAANAMDFAAAMGLIPGSPSSVSVMSPSPFTPPMSPSANGVSNMGWPPQNVPALHLPGSNLQSSRLRSSLNARDIPAKDLTMLSDFDVQQQQLLNGLSCLSQSSTHANSFNRSVRPKTLAPSNLEDLFSAEGSSPRFSDQALSQAVFSPTHKSAVFNQYLQQQKAMLSPINTNFSPRNVDNPMLQGSFGVPSSRSMSPRGMEPISPMSSRVSMLAQGDKQHQFRSLSSRDLGSSAASAIAGSPSDTWSNWGIAPGKPDWAVNSEEFGRLRRSSSFELANNGEEPDLSWVQSLVKESPQEAKNKSASRVSGLTDSGADITEGSTSGSQIEQYDQLGAWMEQMKLDQLIAR; encoded by the coding sequence ATGAACATGAATCATTTGACTGTTGAAACTGAAGATACTCTTGCTAGCTTGCTTGAAATTGCATCCAACAACGATATAGATGCTTTTAAAAGATGGATTGAGCATGATCTATCCAGTATTCATGAGGTTGGGATGTGGTATGGGCGCCAAAAGGGTACAAGGCAAATGGTTCTCGAGCATAGAACCCCTTTAATGGTTGCTGCTATGTATGGTAGTATTGATGTTTTAAAGCTGATTCTTTCACTAGCTGGAGTTGATGTGAATCGTTCTTGTGGCCGTGATAATAGCACTGCCCTTCATTGTGCTGCCTCAGGTGGATCTTTGAATGCTGTTGAGGCTGTCAAGTTGCTTTTAGAAGCTGGTGCTGACCCAAACTTCAAAGATGCCTATGGTCATCGCCCTCTTGATGTTTTAGTTACTTCACTGAAGGATCACACCATCAAATCGTGTCTAGAAAATCTGCTCAAAACTGATGGTATGGGAGATTGCAACCTGAGGGTGTCTATGGCCAGTTCAAACTCAAATTCTCCACCACTTTCGCCTTCTCTTGGAAATATATCACCATCTTCTGCTTCAGATACCACTTCTTCTCCGAGGAGTGCAAAATCTAGTGACCTCCCTGTGCCCTCTCCTCCGGAGAAGAAAGAGTACCCAATTGATCCTTCCTTGCCTGATATAAAGAACAGCATCTACTCCACAGATGAATTCAGGATGTTCTCATTTAAGATCAAGCCATGCTCTCGTGCATACTCCCATGATTGGACTGAATGTCCATTTGTCCATCCAGGTGAAAATGCTCGAAGAAGAGATCCAAGAAAGTACCACTACAGCTGTGTACCTTGCCCTGAGTTCCGCAAGGGAGCTTGCAGACGAGGGGACATGTGCGAATATGCTCATGGGGTTTTTGAGTGCTGGTTGCATCCTGCACAATATCGAACCCGGCTTTGCAAAGATGGTACGAACTGTGATAGAAGAGTTTGTTTCTTTGCCCACATGCAAGAGGAACTCAGGCCACTGTATATGTCTACTGGTTCTGCTGTTCTTTCACCTCGATCAAATGCTTCCGCTGCCAATGCTATGGATTTTGCTGCTGCAATGGGCCTTATACCAGGTTCTCCATCCTCAGTTTCTGTCATGTCCCCGTCACCGTTCACTCCTCCAATGTCACCCTCGGCTAATGGTGTTTCAAACATGGGTTGGCCACCACAAAACGTCCCAGCTTTACATCTTCCTGGCAGCAATCTTCAGTCCAGTCGCTTGCGTTCATCACTAAATGCAAGAGATATCCCTGCTAAAGACCTGACTATGTTGTCTGATTTTGATGTGCAGCAACAGCAGCTACTAAATGGACTGTCTTGCCTATCGCAGTCCAGCACTCATGCTAATTCTTTTAATCGTTCAGTTCGTCCTAAGACCTTAGCCCCTTCGAATCTCGAGGATTTATTTTCTGCTGAGGGGTCATCTCCTAGATTTTCTGACCAAGCTTTATCTCAAGCTGTTTTTTCCCCAACCCACAAGTCTGCGGTTTTCAACCAATACCTGCAGCAGCAGAAGGCCATGTTGTCTCCGATTAATACAAATTTTTCACCAAGAAATGTCGACAATCCTATGTTGCAGGGCTCTTTTGGAGTTCCATCATCGCGGAGTATGTCTCCCCGAGGAATGGAACCAATCTCACCCATGAGTTCCCGTGTCTCAATGCTTGCTCAAGGTGACAAGCAACATCAATTTAGGAGTCTCAGCTCTCGTGATCTTGGCTCCAGCGCTGCTTCTGCCATTGCTGGCTCTCCCTCAGATACTTGGTCGAACTGGGGTATAGCTCCAGGAAAGCCAGATTGGGCTGTCAATAGCGAGGAGTTTGGTAGGCTAAGGAGATCGTCATCATTTGAGCTTGCCAACAATGGAGAAGAGCCTGATCTATCTTGGGTCCAATCTCTTGTCAAAGAATCACCACAGGAAGCTAAGAACAAATCTGCATCTCGAGTATCAGGCCTTACAGATTCTGGTGCAGATATCACCGAAGGCTCAACATCTGGTTCCCAGATTGAACAATATGATCAACTTGGTGCATGGATGGAGCAAATGAAGCTCGATCAGCTTATAGCTCGGTAA
- the LOC114074441 gene encoding NAC domain-containing protein 2-like has protein sequence MRIGRINDDSPDLELGVRFLPTDEQLISYLIRFVASNNFICNDIPFENIYGRKKPWELMEAGNKYFFTKLKKRNTRFIRTLVGGGSWKGQGKGKSIGENKIGIKKTYNYEENKKDKVNDVSWIMKEYSLDDKVIKPLKNRGIMKHEDVVLCFIRRKESGHGNDDDDDNDDDTQPQGPNETGYGTDQLAQQMVDNSVQNVEETTSTGVLNNDECLFTDELGDFDIFIEENQEWLSDLVS, from the coding sequence ATGAGGATCGGAAGAATTAATGACGATTCTCCGGATTTAGAATTAGGGGTTAGATTTCTACCGACCGATGAACAACTTATTAGCTATCTAATAAGATTTGTTGCTTCTAACAATTTCATTTGCAATGATATtccatttgaaaatatttatgggAGAAAGAAGCCATGGGAGTTAATGGAAGCaggtaataaatatttttttactaaattaaagAAGCGAAATACGAGGTTTATTCGGACTTTGGTTGGAGGAGGAAGTTGGAAAGGGCAGGGGAAAGGAAAATCAATAGGTGAAAACAAAATTGGgattaaaaaaacttataactatgaagaaaataaaaaggataaaGTTAACGATGTTTCTTGGATTATGAAAGAGTATAGTCTTGACGACAAGGTAATCAAGCCGTTAAAAAATAGAGGTATAATGAAGCACGAGGATGTTGTTTTGTGCTTCATTAGGAGGAAAGAATCAGGACATGGaaacgacgatgatgatgataatgatgatgatacaCAACCCCAAGGGCCTAATGAAACTGGATATGGTACTGATCAACTTGCTCAACAGATGGTTGATAATTCTGTGCAGAATGTTGAAGAGACAACATCCACAGGTGTTTTAAACAACGACGAGTGCTTATTCACAGATGAATTAGgtgattttgatatatttattgaaGAAAACCAGGAATGGCTATCTGATTTAGTTTCTTAG
- the LOC107002203 gene encoding calcium-dependent protein kinase 32-like, with product MGNCCAVPKTSETEEKKRGKNKPNPFSVDYGHHGNGHKSYVLDNPTGTDIEATYELGRELGRGEFGVTYLSTDKVSGDVYACKSISKKKLRTRVDIEDVRREVEIMKHLPKHPNIVTLKDTYEDDNAVHIVMELCEGGELFDRIVARGHYTERAAAAVTRTIVEVIQMCHKHGVMHRDLKPENFLFENKKETAPLKAIDFGLSVFFKPGERFNEIVGSPYYMAPEVLKRDYGPEVDVWSAGVILYILLCGVPPFWAETEQGVAQAIIRSVVNFKRDPWPKVSDNAKDLVKKMLNPDPSQRLTAQEVLDHPWIQNAKKAPNVSLGETVKARLKQFSMMNKLKKRALRVIAEHLTVDEVAGIKEGFQLMDIGNKGKIDVNELRVGLQKLGHQIPESDVQILMDVGDVDKDGFLDYGEFVAISVHLRKMANEEHLKKAFDFFDRNQNGYIEIEELREALDDEIETNSEEVINAIMQDVDTDKDGRISYDEFSTMMKAGTDWRKASRQYSRERYNSLSLKLMKDGSLQS from the exons ATGGGTAATTGTTGTGCAGTACCAAAAACTTCAGAAACAGAGGAGAAGAAAAGGGGGAAGAATAAGCCAAATCCATTTTCTGTTGATTATGGTCATCATGGGAATGGACACAAGTCCTATGTGTTGGATAATCCAACTGGTACTGATATTGAGGCAACGTATGAGTTAGGGCGTGAGCTTGGTCGAGGTGAATTTGGGGTTACATATTTGTCTACTGACAAAGTAAGTGGAGATGTGTATGCTTGTAAATCAATATCGAAGAAGAAACTTAGGACTCGAGTGGATATCGAGGATGTAAGGAGAGAAGTTGAGATCATGAAGCATTTGCCTAAGCATCCTAATATTGTAACCTTAAAGGATACTTATGAGGATGATAATGCAGTGCATATAGTTATGGAGCTGTGTGAGGGTGGTGAGCTATTTGATCGGATTGTTGCAAGGGGGCATTATACCGAGAGGGCAGCAGCTGCGGTGACTCGCACAATTGTTGAAGTGATTCAG ATGTGCCATAAGCATGGAGTTATGCATCGGGACCTCAAGCCTGAAAATTTCTTGTttgaaaacaagaaagagacaGCACCATTGAAGGCAATTGATTTTGGTCTCTCAGTATTCTTTAAGCCTG GTGAGAGATTTAACGAAATTGTGGGAAGTCCGTACTACATGGCGCCCGAGGTGCTGAAGAGAGACTATGGTCCAGAAGTAGATGTCTGGAGTGCTGGAGTAATTCTCTACATCTTGCTATGTGGTGTTCCACCATTTTGGGCAG AAACTGAACAAGGAGTTGCACAAGCAATCATTCGTTCTGTTGTGAATTTTAAAAGGGACCCTTGGCCTAAGGTCTCCGACAATGCAAAAGACCTTGTGAAGAAGATGCTTAACCCTGATCCTAGCCAGAGGCTTACTGCTCAAGAAGTTCTAG ATCATCCCTGGATACAAAATGCAAAGAAGGCTCCAAATGTTTCTTTGGGTGAAACAGTGAAAGCAAGGCTCAAGCAATTCTCTATGATGAACAAGCTAAAGAAAAGAGCTTTAAGG GTGATTGCTGAGCATTTGACAGTGGACGAAGTGGCTGGAATAAAGGAGGGATTCCAATTGATGGATATAGGTAACAAAGGGAAGATTGACGTTAACGAGTTGAGAGTTGGGTTGCAGAAACTTGGCCATCAAATTCCCGAATCTGATGTACAGATTCTTATGGATGTT GGTGATGTCGATAAAGATGGATTTTTGGACTACGGGGAATTTGTAGCAATTTCAGTCCATCTAAGAAAGATGGCAAATGAGGAGCACCTGAAGAAGgcatttgatttttttgatagGAACCAAAATGGATATATAGAGATTGAGGAATTAAGGGAAGCCTTAGATGACGAGATTGAAACCAACAGCGAAGAAGTTATCAATGCTATTATGCAAGATGTAGACACTGACAAG GATGGACGGATAAGTTACGATGAATTCTCTACTATGATGAAGGCTGGAACAGATTGGAGGAAGGCATCAAGACAGTATTCACGAGAACGATATAATAGTCTCAGTTTGAAACTGATGAAGGATGGATCCTTACAGAGCTAA